A single genomic interval of Lucilia cuprina isolate Lc7/37 chromosome 2, ASM2204524v1, whole genome shotgun sequence harbors:
- the LOC124421305 gene encoding uncharacterized protein LOC124421305 isoform X1 translates to MASSESNTFEEESTPATITTTTTAENMPIESTPTQIPNELEMETEKEVNLSQAIVTPRSASYRAVRLSESDLNDEQQNDADSWWSEVENNDLLLDQVPNVTSVFTPSPEAILEKSISLAESESLLKGEENFDRLHRIADKIKMTLSEHAKNKEIEEKAERERKLSETSDREHKNGSLDMVGDLEVCKEQTLEEFKEELRTKRLQRQNAVQDLRDEIASLRRQLDLEREVNKRLRRGEYIEETSSTPNTDSVDLAGACAVEVSSISQDEDSLRRSRHANIELANAQLALQMANSENISLRGELAVVQKQVITLKEVIACCKQMLAVKEEQCNEIFR, encoded by the exons ATGGCCAGTAGTGAATCAAATACCTTTGAAGAAGAATCAACCCCAGCGACAATAACGACTACAACGACAGCAGAAAATATGCCTATAGAAAGTACACCAACACAAATACCAAATGAATTAGAAATGGAAACGGAAAAGGAAGTAAATTTAAGCCAAGCCATAGTCACGCCCAGATCAGCCTCTTATAGGGCTGTACGTTTATCGGAATCCGATTTAAATGATGAACAACAAAACGATGCAGATTCCTGGTGGTCTGAAGTAGAAAATAATGATCTCTTATTGGATCAAGTGCCCAATGTTACTTCAGTTTTTACCCCTTCACCGGAAGCTATACTGGAGAAAAGCATTTCATTGGCCGAAAGTGAAAGTCTTCTAAAGGGAGAGGAAAATTTTGATCGTTTGCATAGAATAGcggataaaattaaaatgacatTGAGTGAACAtgccaaaaataaagaaatagaaGAAAAAGCCGAAAGAGAACGTAAATTAAGTGAAACTAGTGATAGAGAACACAAAAACGGTTCATTGGATATGGTTGGCGATTTAGAGGTGTGTAAGGAACAAACTTTAGAAGAATTTAAAGAGGAATTACGCACTAAACGTTTGCAAAGACAAAACGCAGTACAGGATTTGCGTGATGAAATTGCTTCGTTACGACGTCAATTGGATTTAGAACGTGAGGTTAATAAACGTTTGCGACGTGGTGAATATATAGAAGAAACTTCCTCTACCCCTAACACAGATTCTGTAGACTTAGCTGGTGCCTGTGCTGTTGAAGTCTCAAGTATCTCCCAGGATGAAGATTCTTTACGTCGCAGCCGTCATGCCAATATAGAATTGGCTAATGCTCAATTGGCTTTACAAATGGCCAATTCGGAGAATATTTCTTTGCGTGGTGAATTGGCTGTGGTGCAGAAACAAGTTATTACTTTGAAAGAGGTCATTGCTTGTTGCAAACAAATGTTGGCCGTTAAAGAGGAACAATGCAATGAG ATTTTTCGATAA
- the LOC124421305 gene encoding uncharacterized protein LOC124421305 isoform X2, whose translation MASSESNTFEEESTPATITTTTTAENMPIESTPTQIPNELEMETEKEVNLSQAIVTPRSASYRAVRLSESDLNDEQQNDADSWWSEVENNDLLLDQVPNVTSVFTPSPEAILEKSISLAESESLLKGEENFDRLHRIADKIKMTLSEHAKNKEIEEKAERERKLSETSDREHKNGSLDMVGDLEVCKEQTLEEFKEELRTKRLQRQNAVQDLRDEIASLRRQLDLEREVNKRLRRGEYIEETSSTPNTDSVDLAGACAVEVSSISQDEDSLRRSRHANIELANAQLALQMANSENISLRGELAVVQKQVITLKEVIACCKQMLAVKEEQCNELI comes from the exons ATGGCCAGTAGTGAATCAAATACCTTTGAAGAAGAATCAACCCCAGCGACAATAACGACTACAACGACAGCAGAAAATATGCCTATAGAAAGTACACCAACACAAATACCAAATGAATTAGAAATGGAAACGGAAAAGGAAGTAAATTTAAGCCAAGCCATAGTCACGCCCAGATCAGCCTCTTATAGGGCTGTACGTTTATCGGAATCCGATTTAAATGATGAACAACAAAACGATGCAGATTCCTGGTGGTCTGAAGTAGAAAATAATGATCTCTTATTGGATCAAGTGCCCAATGTTACTTCAGTTTTTACCCCTTCACCGGAAGCTATACTGGAGAAAAGCATTTCATTGGCCGAAAGTGAAAGTCTTCTAAAGGGAGAGGAAAATTTTGATCGTTTGCATAGAATAGcggataaaattaaaatgacatTGAGTGAACAtgccaaaaataaagaaatagaaGAAAAAGCCGAAAGAGAACGTAAATTAAGTGAAACTAGTGATAGAGAACACAAAAACGGTTCATTGGATATGGTTGGCGATTTAGAGGTGTGTAAGGAACAAACTTTAGAAGAATTTAAAGAGGAATTACGCACTAAACGTTTGCAAAGACAAAACGCAGTACAGGATTTGCGTGATGAAATTGCTTCGTTACGACGTCAATTGGATTTAGAACGTGAGGTTAATAAACGTTTGCGACGTGGTGAATATATAGAAGAAACTTCCTCTACCCCTAACACAGATTCTGTAGACTTAGCTGGTGCCTGTGCTGTTGAAGTCTCAAGTATCTCCCAGGATGAAGATTCTTTACGTCGCAGCCGTCATGCCAATATAGAATTGGCTAATGCTCAATTGGCTTTACAAATGGCCAATTCGGAGAATATTTCTTTGCGTGGTGAATTGGCTGTGGTGCAGAAACAAGTTATTACTTTGAAAGAGGTCATTGCTTGTTGCAAACAAATGTTGGCCGTTAAAGAGGAACAATGCAATGAG ttaatataa